Proteins encoded by one window of Flexibacter flexilis DSM 6793:
- a CDS encoding ABC transporter ATP-binding protein → MSAENKVIIQTENIGRRYVMGHEVIEALKSVTISIRQGEYVAFMGPSGSGKSTLMNIIGALDTPSSGRYVLNGKDVSNMGEDELAEIRNKEIGFVFQTFNLLPRSSALDNVALPLIYAGYSKSERTEMAMNALRGVGLENRASHKPNELSGGQRQRVAIARALVNNPSIILADEPTGNLDSKTSYDIMDLFEELHKKGNTIIMVTHEEDIAHYAHRIVRLRDGLVESDKINENVTNARLAAEQAAAAKAAVVV, encoded by the coding sequence ATGTCAGCAGAAAACAAAGTAATTATTCAGACCGAAAATATAGGCCGTCGCTACGTGATGGGGCATGAAGTAATCGAAGCCCTCAAAAGCGTAACCATCAGCATACGCCAAGGTGAATATGTGGCATTTATGGGGCCATCGGGTTCGGGTAAATCTACGCTCATGAACATCATTGGGGCCTTGGATACGCCATCGTCGGGGCGTTATGTACTCAACGGAAAAGACGTGTCCAATATGGGCGAAGACGAACTGGCCGAAATTCGTAACAAAGAAATTGGCTTTGTGTTTCAGACATTTAACCTTTTGCCGCGTTCGTCGGCACTGGACAACGTAGCCTTACCGCTTATTTATGCGGGTTACAGCAAATCCGAACGTACCGAAATGGCCATGAATGCTTTGCGCGGCGTGGGTTTGGAAAATCGCGCCAGCCACAAACCCAACGAACTCTCAGGCGGGCAACGCCAACGCGTGGCTATTGCCAGAGCTTTGGTAAACAATCCGAGTATCATTTTGGCCGACGAACCAACGGGTAACTTGGATTCCAAGACTTCTTACGACATCATGGACTTGTTCGAGGAGCTGCACAAAAAAGGCAATACCATCATCATGGTAACGCACGAAGAAGACATAGCCCACTACGCACACCGCATCGTGCGCTTGCGTGATGGCTTGGTAGAAAGCGACAAAATCAACGAAAACGTAACCAACGCACGTTTGGCCGCAGAGCAAGCCGCCGCCGCCAAAGCCGCTGTTGTTGTTTAA
- a CDS encoding helix-turn-helix transcriptional regulator, protein MPANKLALIRYQAIDQCLQNRYKKWTLDDLVQACSEAVYEYEGIRGGVSKRTVQLDIQNMRSSKFGYEAPIIVLDKKYYTYENPQYSIRNVPVSKHDLQILSEAVGLLKQFKNFGYYEDLGNLVSKLEAKISKKQNEGRSFIDLEKNEQVKGLQWLDVLHKAILQQSVLQVDYKSFKARNTENLNFSPYLLKEYRNRWFLLGSTSKNAVRLLALDRIQDVKEMPAATYIAPTKLDVQTFFDDVIGVTKAVGQQPILITLWADAASTPYLLTKPLHSSQQVTTTNPDGSVQLQIRVVWNFELEREILGFGETMRVISPPLLAKKIRKRTQQMLQQYLQENEPKH, encoded by the coding sequence ATGCCTGCCAACAAACTTGCCCTGATTCGCTACCAAGCCATTGACCAATGTCTGCAAAACAGATACAAAAAATGGACTTTGGACGACTTGGTGCAGGCTTGTTCGGAGGCAGTTTATGAGTACGAAGGCATACGCGGCGGCGTGAGCAAACGCACCGTGCAACTCGATATTCAGAATATGCGTAGTTCCAAATTTGGCTACGAAGCTCCCATTATTGTACTCGACAAAAAATATTATACCTACGAAAATCCGCAATACAGCATCCGCAACGTACCCGTTTCCAAGCACGATTTGCAGATACTTTCCGAAGCGGTTGGGCTGCTCAAGCAGTTCAAAAACTTTGGGTATTATGAGGATTTGGGCAATTTGGTGAGCAAACTCGAAGCCAAAATCAGCAAGAAACAAAACGAAGGCCGTAGTTTTATTGACCTCGAAAAAAACGAGCAAGTGAAGGGCTTGCAATGGCTCGACGTGTTGCATAAAGCCATTCTCCAACAAAGCGTTTTGCAGGTTGATTACAAGTCATTTAAGGCCAGAAATACCGAAAATCTGAACTTTTCGCCGTATCTGCTCAAAGAATACCGAAACCGTTGGTTTTTGTTGGGTAGCACAAGCAAAAATGCGGTGCGTTTGTTGGCTCTGGACAGGATTCAGGACGTAAAAGAAATGCCTGCCGCGACCTATATCGCCCCGACCAAACTCGACGTACAAACTTTTTTTGATGACGTAATCGGCGTAACCAAAGCCGTTGGCCAACAGCCCATACTCATTACGCTTTGGGCAGATGCTGCCAGCACGCCGTATTTGCTTACCAAGCCGCTACACAGCAGCCAACAAGTAACAACGACCAACCCCGACGGCTCTGTCCAGTTGCAAATCAGGGTAGTTTGGAACTTTGAATTAGAACGCGAAATCTTGGGTTTTGGGGAAACCATGCGCGTGATTTCGCCGCCGCTTTTGGCCAAGAAAATCCGAAAACGCACACAGCAAATGTTGCAACAGTACCTACAAGAAAACGAACCCAAACATTAG
- the frr gene encoding ribosome recycling factor codes for MEEIKFYLDEAKEMMEKSLKHTAVEFNKIRAGKASPAMLDGLTVDYYGVPTPLSQASSITTPDARTIAIKPFEKKLITEIEKAIKNSDLGLNPQNDGEIVRLSIPPMTEERRRDLVKQVKVEAEAGKVRVRNVRKEINESLRKLLKEGASEDDVKNAEEKTQTLTDNYITKVDQLVAAKEAEIMTV; via the coding sequence ATGGAAGAAATTAAGTTTTATTTAGATGAAGCCAAAGAGATGATGGAAAAGTCTCTGAAACATACGGCTGTAGAGTTTAATAAAATTCGTGCGGGCAAAGCCTCGCCTGCTATGCTTGATGGCCTGACAGTGGACTATTACGGCGTTCCTACTCCGCTTTCGCAGGCTTCGAGCATCACTACGCCTGATGCGCGTACCATCGCCATTAAGCCATTTGAGAAAAAACTTATCACTGAAATAGAAAAAGCTATTAAAAATAGCGACTTGGGCCTAAACCCACAAAACGACGGCGAAATCGTGCGTTTGAGCATTCCGCCAATGACCGAAGAGCGTCGCCGCGACTTGGTGAAACAAGTGAAAGTGGAAGCTGAAGCGGGCAAAGTGCGCGTGCGCAACGTGCGTAAAGAAATCAACGAATCTTTGCGTAAGTTGTTGAAAGAAGGTGCTTCGGAAGACGACGTGAAAAATGCAGAAGAAAAAACGCAAACGCTTACCGACAACTACATTACCAAAGTGGATCAATTGGTAGCGGCCAAAGAAGCCGAAATCATGACCGTTTAA
- a CDS encoding LemA family protein: protein MGLLPIILVTLGIIFLWGIVNYYSLSQFRESVRNTAQSLREQLQVLGQAAQQNTAPEWQTLAQQLQTNQAQVSEQAWQNVKTLAEADTQAQSVVQARKKYEAALKAYNEAVRSKPSAYVAMVFGFKKIA from the coding sequence ATGGGATTATTGCCGATTATTTTAGTAACGTTGGGGATTATTTTTTTGTGGGGAATTGTAAATTATTACTCTTTATCGCAGTTTCGGGAAAGCGTCCGCAACACGGCGCAGTCTTTACGCGAACAGTTGCAGGTGTTGGGACAAGCTGCCCAACAAAACACCGCGCCAGAGTGGCAAACGTTAGCCCAACAATTACAAACGAATCAGGCGCAAGTGTCCGAACAAGCTTGGCAAAATGTAAAAACATTGGCTGAGGCCGACACCCAAGCCCAAAGCGTAGTGCAAGCCCGCAAAAAATATGAAGCCGCGCTCAAAGCCTACAACGAGGCGGTGCGCTCCAAACCTTCGGCTTATGTAGCGATGGTTTTTGGGTTTAAGAAAATTGCTTAA
- a CDS encoding DedA family protein, which translates to MLDVLKEFIDLFLHLDKHLDQILLDYGTWTYLILFLIIFVETGVVVMPFLPGDSLLFVAGMFAARDGNPLNIWALIGLLFVAAFLGDTLNYIVGKTLGNTILSRNYRFIKKEYVEQTHAFYEKHGGKTIIYARFVPIVRTFAPFVAGISEMNYGKFLSFNVIGGFVWVALFLLGGYFLGSVEWIKNNVTFIALGIVVVSVMPPIVQFIKQKYSK; encoded by the coding sequence ATGTTAGACGTTCTGAAAGAATTTATTGACCTTTTTTTGCACTTAGATAAACATTTAGACCAAATTCTTTTGGACTACGGTACTTGGACGTACCTTATTTTGTTTCTGATTATTTTTGTGGAAACGGGCGTGGTAGTGATGCCATTTTTACCAGGTGATTCGCTGCTATTTGTCGCGGGAATGTTTGCCGCACGCGATGGCAATCCGCTGAATATCTGGGCTTTAATTGGCCTTTTGTTTGTGGCGGCTTTCTTGGGCGACACACTTAACTATATCGTTGGCAAAACGCTCGGCAACACGATTCTTTCCCGAAATTATCGTTTTATCAAAAAAGAATACGTGGAGCAAACGCACGCTTTTTACGAAAAACACGGCGGAAAAACCATTATTTACGCGCGTTTTGTGCCGATTGTGCGCACCTTCGCGCCGTTTGTGGCGGGCATTAGCGAAATGAATTATGGCAAATTCTTATCGTTTAATGTGATTGGCGGTTTCGTGTGGGTGGCTTTGTTTTTGCTTGGCGGCTACTTTTTGGGTTCGGTAGAATGGATTAAAAACAATGTTACTTTTATTGCCTTAGGCATTGTGGTAGTGTCGGTTATGCCGCCTATCGTGCAGTTTATCAAACAAAAATATAGCAAATAA
- a CDS encoding RES domain-containing protein → MSNLKSLLVEMQQSFEIPMENNTTLEFKDFLFNKLDDYYNFIKKEEQQSIVKSCIELNNSQSNLSFSNIDDFNGRIKTLINGLKKVLTLYYEGKPAASYQKFKRTLKVTKIKELFGRKYSMFSGIESPLYRTRKDENKLFTKTDLFHIGFENRHLIGTTRYSIPGFPALYLGSSTFVCWKEFNEYSLKKLWFSSFKLNKGGDYCVLSIDRVQEILEALNRGSKIYVLVIRSLATFPLMIACSVRTKHHEKPFKPEYIIPQLLTQYIAEDEYIDGIRYPSTKVDYSKLKNVSAYNYVFPARKIKNKGYCEKVSDIFNLTEPINLKREELLNNSSTATLGKALTREEKSKKIMLTKGRWSSYINSSFGKIEKILKEKSIVSRMPIDSLANLIKFSSIYKKYPKSPYFATAKSLGNWSFIVTKS, encoded by the coding sequence ATGAGTAACTTAAAGAGCCTTTTAGTAGAAATGCAACAGTCCTTTGAAATTCCAATGGAAAATAACACAACTCTGGAATTTAAAGATTTCTTGTTTAATAAATTAGATGACTATTACAATTTTATAAAGAAAGAAGAACAACAAAGCATTGTAAAATCTTGTATAGAATTGAATAACAGTCAAAGTAATTTATCTTTTTCAAATATTGATGACTTTAATGGTCGTATTAAAACGCTAATTAATGGGTTAAAAAAGGTTTTAACTCTCTATTATGAAGGAAAACCCGCAGCCTCTTATCAAAAATTCAAAAGGACTCTTAAAGTAACGAAAATAAAAGAATTGTTTGGCAGAAAATATTCTATGTTTAGTGGAATAGAATCACCATTATATCGCACAAGGAAAGACGAAAATAAATTATTTACCAAAACAGACTTATTTCATATAGGTTTTGAAAATAGGCATCTTATTGGCACGACAAGATATAGTATTCCTGGTTTTCCTGCCCTATACTTGGGTAGTTCTACTTTTGTTTGCTGGAAAGAATTTAATGAATATTCGTTAAAGAAATTATGGTTTTCTTCTTTCAAACTTAATAAAGGCGGCGATTATTGTGTTTTATCTATAGACCGAGTACAAGAAATATTAGAGGCACTCAATCGTGGTAGTAAAATCTATGTTCTAGTAATTCGTTCCCTTGCTACATTTCCTTTAATGATTGCTTGTTCTGTCAGAACAAAGCATCACGAAAAACCTTTTAAACCAGAATATATCATTCCTCAGCTACTGACCCAATATATAGCTGAAGATGAATATATAGACGGAATCAGGTATCCATCTACCAAAGTAGATTACTCAAAATTAAAAAATGTGTCAGCATACAATTATGTATTTCCTGCCAGAAAAATCAAAAACAAAGGCTATTGCGAAAAAGTAAGCGATATTTTTAATTTGACAGAGCCAATAAATTTAAAACGTGAAGAATTGTTGAATAATTCTTCAACAGCAACGTTAGGTAAAGCTCTTACAAGGGAGGAAAAGTCAAAAAAAATTATGCTTACCAAAGGTCGTTGGAGTTCTTATATTAATTCCTCTTTTGGGAAAATAGAGAAAATTTTGAAAGAAAAAAGCATTGTTTCTCGAATGCCAATTGATTCACTAGCCAATCTTATTAAATTTTCGAGCATTTACAAGAAATATCCTAAATCCCCATATTTTGCTACTGCTAAATCTTTGGGTAATTGGAGTTTTATCGTAACTAAATCATAG
- a CDS encoding M43 family zinc metalloprotease, which yields MKKKILTLLSLALIGLGSVQAQEYRRCGTDEEMQKLLEANPLLLQQLESQRLQQPNLQASVMDMADSTLVIPVVVHVVHNYGVENVSYDQVLDAIRILNEDFQLLNSDTSEVYPMFKSRIGNPNVEFRLAKKDPLGNCTMGVTRTVSELTNNADNTIKDVVKSWGTRYLNIWVVANIASGAGAYAHYPGSVAAQYEGIVCRASQFGSIGASGSSNLAARTLTHETGHFFNLAHTWGSSNTPGSASNCNIDDGVADTPNTIGVAGQNCNKTMAGCNAGETANVENYMDYSSCERMYTKGQVTRMRTALASSIGARSNLWTQSNRILTGTNNGYVTALCAPNPDFNINIRTACSGSPLSLTGSAYNVSADSLASVKYKWVLAGADSPIMYGQTISAIYSTPGVYPVMLVTSNSAGKDSITKEDYLTIGDGTPHYSAQLDTVESFEESSFPNFLTNVHKSWTVTSPEGLSFVRSTAASVTGEASLMIDNASLPDQTVSNIISSGFDLTSVAQPVYLSFKVAYARISSTSRDILKVYVSTNCGRTWSSALYNKSATNVTTPLSTVGTTYYTGTFTPTATQWRRELVNLGNYASYSNVRFKFEVTSRTGNRLFIDDVMISKNPLLGMEEAIRAFQVSVAPNPFDNAAQLNYTLPRPESVKVMVSDVLGRKIWEQNESQQEAGEHTLNLPTQIKQGVYFLQMEIAGQKIVQKIVKQ from the coding sequence ATGAAAAAAAAGATTTTAACCTTACTCAGTTTAGCCCTTATTGGTTTGGGTAGTGTGCAAGCTCAGGAGTATCGTCGTTGCGGTACGGACGAGGAGATGCAAAAGCTATTAGAAGCCAATCCTTTATTGTTGCAACAACTTGAAAGCCAACGATTACAACAGCCTAATTTACAGGCTAGTGTAATGGATATGGCTGATAGTACCTTAGTTATTCCTGTGGTCGTGCACGTAGTACATAACTACGGCGTAGAAAATGTTAGTTACGACCAAGTGTTGGATGCCATCCGTATTCTTAACGAAGATTTTCAATTATTAAATAGCGATACCAGTGAAGTGTACCCGATGTTTAAGTCGCGTATTGGTAATCCGAATGTAGAGTTTCGTTTGGCCAAAAAAGATCCTTTGGGTAACTGTACTATGGGTGTAACACGCACAGTATCAGAACTTACTAATAACGCTGACAATACCATAAAAGATGTAGTTAAGAGTTGGGGTACACGTTATTTGAACATTTGGGTTGTCGCTAATATCGCTTCGGGTGCAGGTGCTTATGCGCATTATCCTGGTTCGGTAGCCGCTCAGTATGAGGGTATTGTTTGTCGTGCATCTCAATTTGGAAGTATTGGGGCTAGTGGCAGTAGCAATTTAGCTGCTCGTACACTGACTCACGAAACGGGGCACTTTTTTAACCTAGCGCATACATGGGGCAGTTCTAATACACCTGGTTCGGCAAGTAATTGTAATATTGATGACGGTGTAGCGGATACCCCTAACACTATTGGTGTGGCGGGGCAAAACTGTAATAAAACCATGGCTGGTTGTAATGCAGGTGAGACGGCTAACGTAGAAAACTACATGGATTATTCTTCTTGTGAGCGTATGTACACCAAAGGACAGGTAACGCGTATGCGTACTGCCTTGGCTTCTTCTATAGGTGCTCGTAGTAACCTTTGGACACAGAGCAACCGTATATTAACTGGTACAAACAATGGTTATGTAACGGCACTATGTGCTCCAAATCCTGATTTTAATATAAATATCAGAACGGCTTGCTCGGGTTCGCCACTTTCTTTGACAGGCTCTGCTTATAACGTATCGGCTGATTCTTTGGCAAGCGTGAAGTATAAATGGGTATTGGCTGGTGCAGATTCTCCAATTATGTACGGACAAACGATTTCTGCTATTTATTCTACCCCTGGCGTATATCCTGTTATGTTAGTAACAAGCAATAGTGCGGGTAAAGATTCTATCACCAAAGAAGATTATCTTACAATCGGAGATGGAACCCCTCATTATTCAGCACAATTAGATACTGTAGAAAGTTTTGAGGAAAGCAGTTTTCCTAATTTTCTAACGAATGTACATAAAAGTTGGACTGTAACTTCGCCTGAAGGCTTGTCATTTGTACGCTCTACAGCAGCTTCGGTTACTGGTGAGGCTTCTTTGATGATAGATAACGCCTCTTTGCCTGATCAAACCGTAAGTAATATTATTTCTTCGGGTTTTGATTTAACAAGTGTTGCTCAACCCGTTTACTTGAGCTTTAAGGTGGCTTATGCTCGTATCAGCAGTACCAGCAGAGATATTCTGAAGGTATATGTTTCTACCAACTGTGGCAGAACATGGTCTTCGGCTTTGTATAATAAGTCGGCGACGAATGTAACAACTCCGCTTAGTACTGTTGGAACTACTTATTACACAGGTACATTTACTCCAACTGCTACCCAATGGCGCAGAGAATTGGTTAATTTGGGTAATTATGCAAGTTATAGCAACGTGCGTTTTAAATTTGAAGTAACAAGCCGTACGGGTAATCGTTTGTTCATTGACGATGTAATGATTTCCAAAAATCCATTGTTGGGTATGGAAGAAGCGATTCGCGCGTTCCAAGTGAGTGTTGCGCCAAATCCTTTTGATAATGCAGCTCAGTTGAATTATACATTGCCTCGCCCTGAGTCGGTGAAAGTGATGGTCTCTGATGTACTTGGTCGCAAAATTTGGGAACAAAACGAGAGTCAACAAGAAGCGGGCGAACATACGCTAAACCTGCCAACACAAATAAAGCAAGGTGTTTATTTCTTGCAAATGGAAATAGCAGGACAAAAAATTGTTCAGAAAATTGTGAAACAATAA
- a CDS encoding ATP-grasp domain-containing protein — MKKLAIIGASYLQLPLVKKAVEMGIETHCFAWAEGAVCKDYASYFYPISILDKEEILKICQQVQIDGITTIASDAAVPTVCFVAQSMGLLSNGYEDALVATDKYKMRRRFEEFGVSSPRFLIASEAYSAAHLRYPLIVKPTDRSGSRGVMKVENPEDLSEAVLRAQKEAFSKQAIIEEYVSGSEVSVEGISWKGKHYILAITDKVTTKEPYFVELEHHQPSLLSPEIQEKIKEQTYKSLSALNIHYGASHAELKITESGEVFVIEVGARMGGDFIGSDLVKLSTGYDFVRGVIEVALGTFEEPVSTFKKSSGVYFLCKETERILPLLQNSTSHQEIVESDISDTELRNIECSADRSGYFIYQSDKRFLV, encoded by the coding sequence ATGAAAAAGCTGGCTATCATTGGTGCAAGTTATTTGCAATTACCTTTAGTGAAAAAAGCGGTAGAGATGGGAATTGAAACGCATTGTTTTGCGTGGGCGGAGGGAGCTGTGTGTAAAGATTATGCCAGTTATTTTTATCCGATTTCTATTCTGGACAAAGAAGAAATCTTAAAAATTTGCCAACAAGTTCAGATTGATGGCATTACAACTATCGCCTCCGACGCGGCTGTACCAACGGTTTGTTTTGTGGCTCAAAGTATGGGATTGCTTTCCAACGGTTACGAAGATGCCTTAGTGGCAACAGATAAGTATAAAATGCGCCGTCGGTTTGAGGAGTTTGGCGTTTCGTCGCCTCGTTTTCTTATTGCCAGCGAAGCGTATTCGGCAGCCCATTTGCGTTATCCGCTGATTGTTAAACCAACGGATAGGTCTGGCAGTAGAGGCGTAATGAAAGTAGAAAATCCTGAAGATTTGTCGGAAGCGGTATTGCGTGCGCAAAAAGAGGCATTTTCTAAACAAGCCATTATCGAAGAATATGTTTCGGGCTCGGAAGTAAGTGTGGAAGGAATTTCTTGGAAAGGCAAACATTATATTTTGGCCATCACCGACAAGGTAACAACCAAAGAACCTTATTTCGTGGAACTGGAGCATCATCAGCCAAGTTTGTTGAGTCCCGAAATTCAGGAAAAAATTAAAGAACAAACCTACAAGTCCCTTTCTGCCTTGAATATACATTACGGAGCCAGTCATGCGGAATTAAAAATAACAGAATCAGGAGAAGTGTTTGTGATTGAAGTGGGCGCACGAATGGGCGGCGATTTTATTGGCTCGGATTTGGTAAAACTCTCAACAGGTTATGACTTTGTTCGAGGAGTGATAGAAGTAGCTTTAGGAACATTTGAAGAACCTGTTTCTACGTTTAAAAAATCGTCGGGCGTGTATTTCTTATGTAAAGAAACAGAAAGAATACTGCCATTGTTGCAAAATAGCACGAGCCACCAAGAAATCGTAGAATCTGATATTTCGGATACGGAACTACGTAATATCGAATGTAGTGCAGACCGAAGCGGTTATTTCATTTATCAATCAGATAAGCGTTTCCTTGTGTAG
- a CDS encoding phosphoglycerate kinase, with translation MKTINDYNFAGKKALIRVDFNVPLNAQFEVTDDTRIRATVPTITKILNDGGSVILMSHLGRPKTGPEEKYSLKHLVKPLEATFGRPVKFADDCIGEQATTLAASLKAGEILLLENLRFYKEEEKGDAAFAQKLAALGEVYVNDAFGTAHRAHASTAIIAQFVSEKICGLVMQAELDNAQKVLENAAKPYTAIMGGAKISDKILIIERLLDRVDNLIIGGGMAYTFFKAQGGNIGNSLVEADKLDLANELIIKAKEKGVNLLLPVDSLVADAFKNDANTQLADNSAIPDGYMGLDIGPKAIEAFVAVIKDSKTVLWNGPMGVFEMPNFAKGTESVARAVVEATKKGGFSLIGGGDSAAAVNSLGFGDDVSYVSTGGGALLEYMEGKVLPGVAALQ, from the coding sequence ATGAAGACAATCAACGATTACAACTTCGCAGGCAAAAAAGCCCTTATTCGCGTGGACTTCAACGTGCCACTAAATGCTCAATTTGAAGTAACCGACGACACACGCATCAGAGCCACTGTGCCCACGATTACCAAAATCCTAAACGATGGCGGTTCGGTTATTTTGATGTCGCACTTAGGCCGCCCGAAAACAGGTCCAGAAGAAAAATATTCGCTTAAACATTTGGTAAAACCTTTGGAAGCGACTTTTGGCCGTCCTGTGAAATTTGCGGATGACTGCATCGGCGAGCAAGCTACAACCTTGGCTGCCAGCTTGAAAGCAGGCGAAATTTTGCTTTTGGAAAACTTACGTTTCTACAAAGAAGAAGAAAAAGGCGATGCGGCTTTTGCGCAAAAATTAGCGGCATTGGGCGAAGTATATGTAAACGACGCTTTCGGAACGGCACACCGTGCCCACGCTTCTACGGCGATTATTGCGCAATTTGTTTCGGAGAAAATTTGCGGTTTGGTAATGCAAGCCGAGCTTGACAACGCGCAAAAAGTGTTGGAAAATGCCGCCAAACCTTATACGGCCATTATGGGCGGCGCGAAAATTTCGGACAAAATCTTGATTATTGAACGTTTGCTCGACCGCGTGGACAACTTAATTATTGGCGGCGGCATGGCTTACACGTTCTTCAAAGCGCAAGGCGGTAACATTGGTAACTCGTTGGTGGAAGCCGATAAATTGGATTTGGCTAATGAGTTGATTATCAAAGCAAAAGAAAAAGGCGTGAACTTGCTTTTACCTGTGGATTCGTTGGTAGCTGATGCGTTCAAAAACGATGCAAATACGCAATTGGCCGACAACTCCGCGATTCCTGATGGCTACATGGGCTTAGACATTGGTCCTAAAGCAATTGAGGCGTTTGTGGCAGTGATAAAAGATTCTAAAACAGTGCTTTGGAACGGCCCGATGGGTGTGTTCGAGATGCCAAACTTCGCCAAAGGAACGGAAAGCGTAGCGCGTGCGGTGGTGGAAGCTACTAAAAAAGGCGGTTTCTCACTTATCGGCGGCGGCGACTCGGCGGCGGCTGTGAACAGTCTTGGTTTCGGCGATGACGTGTCGTATGTTTCGACGGGTGGCGGTGCGTTGCTCGAATACATGGAAGGCAAAGTACTTCCTGGTGTGGCAGCATTGCAATAA